From Bacillota bacterium, one genomic window encodes:
- a CDS encoding phosphatidate cytidylyltransferase has protein sequence MRARVLTAAVGIPIFLGAAAAGGVWWFLLVCFLIIVGLFEWQRLVRACFDLSLPLDALFGGGLLVALAAYNAARADAAPGLELAAALFATAVYAVAREALSPRRRPFLAAGAVVLGVTYVAGLLAHLVLLRGSGGDGLMRTLVAVFGTWATDMAAFFVGRALGGRKLVPALSPNKTVSGAVGGWVAGFVGVLLTAVFAASMPLGRALVLAATVPVAAQLGDLLESSFKREAGVKDSGRLLPGHGGVLDRFDSLMLVAPAVYYLTLRP, from the coding sequence ATGCGCGCGCGAGTGCTGACGGCCGCCGTGGGCATTCCGATTTTCCTGGGAGCCGCCGCGGCCGGCGGCGTATGGTGGTTTCTGCTGGTCTGTTTTCTGATCATCGTTGGACTCTTTGAGTGGCAGCGGCTGGTGCGGGCCTGCTTTGACCTCTCCCTGCCGCTGGATGCGCTGTTTGGCGGCGGTCTACTGGTGGCGCTGGCGGCGTACAATGCCGCAAGGGCGGATGCGGCGCCCGGGCTGGAGCTGGCGGCCGCGCTCTTCGCGACGGCCGTGTACGCCGTGGCGCGTGAGGCGCTGTCGCCGCGCCGCCGGCCGTTCTTGGCGGCCGGGGCCGTGGTGCTGGGCGTCACCTACGTGGCCGGACTGCTGGCGCACTTGGTGCTGCTGCGCGGCAGCGGCGGCGACGGGCTGATGCGCACGCTGGTGGCCGTGTTCGGCACGTGGGCGACGGATATGGCTGCGTTTTTCGTCGGGCGCGCCCTGGGAGGACGCAAGCTCGTGCCCGCGCTGAGCCCGAACAAGACGGTCTCGGGCGCCGTCGGCGGCTGGGTGGCCGGCTTCGTCGGCGTGCTGCTGACGGCGGTCTTCGCGGCGTCGATGCCGCTGGGCCGCGCGCTGGTGCTGGCCGCGACGGTTCCGGTGGCGGCGCAGCTGGGCGACTTGCTGGAGTCGTCGTTCAAGCGCGAAGCCGGCGTGAAAGACAGCGGGCGGCTGCTGCCGGGGCACGGCGGCGTGCTGGACCGTTTCGACAGCCTGATGCTGGTGGCGCCGGCCGTTTACTACCTGACGCTGCGACCGTAA
- a CDS encoding isoprenyl transferase encodes MPPQANGREPVAGGAASAEEQLLQLIDRSRLPVHVAVIMDGNGRWATRRLLPRVEGHRAGVRALRETVEACVELGIPYLTVYAFSTENWERPQEEVGFLMDLLVTVVDEELPKLEEHGVRLRIIGDRARLPQRVNEKLDEALARAPKEGRLDLCVALNYGGRAEIVQAAKRLAADVLRGAARLEDVDEARFASYLYTADVPDPDLIIRTGGEHRISNFLLWQAAYAELWITPVFWPDFGRAHLYSAIIDFQRRQRRFGRV; translated from the coding sequence ATGCCGCCGCAGGCCAACGGCCGGGAGCCTGTCGCCGGCGGCGCGGCGTCGGCTGAGGAGCAGCTGCTGCAGCTCATCGACCGCAGCCGGCTGCCGGTCCACGTCGCGGTCATCATGGACGGCAACGGCCGTTGGGCGACGCGGCGGTTGCTGCCGCGCGTCGAAGGGCACCGCGCCGGCGTGCGGGCGCTGCGGGAGACGGTGGAGGCCTGCGTGGAGCTGGGCATTCCTTATCTGACCGTCTACGCCTTTTCGACGGAGAACTGGGAACGGCCGCAAGAAGAAGTCGGTTTCCTGATGGATCTGCTCGTGACGGTGGTGGACGAGGAGCTGCCGAAGCTGGAAGAGCACGGTGTGCGGCTGCGCATCATCGGCGATCGGGCCAGGCTCCCGCAGCGGGTCAACGAGAAGCTGGACGAGGCCCTGGCCCGCGCGCCGAAAGAAGGCCGCCTCGATCTGTGCGTGGCGCTCAATTACGGAGGGCGGGCCGAGATCGTCCAGGCGGCCAAGCGCTTGGCCGCCGACGTGCTGCGCGGCGCGGCGCGGCTGGAAGACGTGGACGAGGCTCGCTTCGCGTCGTACCTGTACACGGCGGACGTGCCCGATCCCGACTTGATCATCCGGACCGGGGGAGAACACCGCATCTCCAACTTCCTGCTCTGGCAGGCGGCTTACGCCGAGCTGTGGATCACGCCGGTCTTCTGGCCCGACTTCGGGCGAGCTCACCTGTATAGCGCGATTATCGACTTCCAGCGGAGGCAGAGGCGGTTCGGCCGCGTGTAA
- a CDS encoding ribosome recycling factor, translating to MSEQIQAILRDAEQKMQLAVQAARRELASIRTGRANPALLERITVDYYGTPTPINQVASITAPEPRLLVIQPWDKSVIKNIEKAILASELGLTPTSDGSVIRIQIPPLTEERRRDLARLARKEAEEKRVAVRNVRRDANDELKRLEKEGIISEDESRRAQADVQQLTDKYIKEIDELLAAKEKEILEV from the coding sequence ATGTCGGAACAAATACAAGCCATCCTGCGCGACGCCGAACAAAAGATGCAGCTGGCCGTGCAAGCCGCCCGCCGCGAGCTCGCCAGCATCCGCACCGGGCGAGCCAACCCCGCCTTGCTGGAGCGCATCACCGTCGACTACTACGGCACGCCCACGCCCATCAACCAGGTGGCCTCCATCACGGCGCCGGAGCCGCGGCTCTTGGTCATTCAGCCTTGGGACAAGTCCGTCATCAAGAACATCGAAAAGGCCATCCTCGCCTCGGAGCTGGGCCTGACGCCCACCAGCGACGGCTCGGTCATCCGCATCCAGATCCCGCCCCTGACGGAGGAGCGGCGGCGCGACTTGGCGCGGCTGGCCCGCAAGGAAGCGGAAGAGAAGCGGGTCGCCGTTCGCAACGTGCGGCGCGACGCCAACGACGAGCTGAAGCGCCTGGAGAAAGAAGGCATTATCTCCGAGGACGAGTCGCGCCGGGCGCAGGCGGATGTGCAGCAGCTGACGGACAAGTATATTAAGGAGATCGACGAGCTGCTGGCCGCCAAGGAAAAGGAGATCCTGGAAGTTTGA
- a CDS encoding 1-deoxy-D-xylulose-5-phosphate reductoisomerase has product MKRKHVVVVGATGSIGRQTLEIVHHFPDELIVVGLAGGHRAEPMVDVVASSDVLRRSVRRIVMADDEAAAQVKDGLAVRGLLGGDGEGPAVYGGRDALIDMVSAEDVDLVVMAMVGAEALVPTLAALEAGKDVALATKEVLVAGGQLVTAAAQRSGARLLPVDSEHSAIFQCLQGESRQAVERLLLTASGGPFRSVPKEELARVTPEEALRHPTWRMGPKVTIDSATLMNKGLEVIEARWLFDVPIDRIDVVVHPQSIVHSCVELVDGSILAHLGPTDMRIPIQYALLYPRRMPSPVRRLSLADVGQLTFELPDRERFPALELAYEAARQGGTMPAVLNAANEVAVQLFLQRRIGFLDIPRLVERAMADHEPQAATLENVLAADRWARNVVSGFRPAAVV; this is encoded by the coding sequence TTGAAACGCAAACACGTCGTCGTCGTCGGCGCGACGGGGTCTATCGGCCGGCAGACGCTGGAGATCGTTCATCACTTTCCCGACGAGCTCATCGTCGTTGGATTGGCCGGCGGGCACCGCGCTGAGCCGATGGTCGACGTGGTGGCGTCCAGCGACGTGTTGCGGCGGTCGGTGCGCCGCATCGTCATGGCGGACGACGAAGCCGCCGCGCAGGTGAAGGACGGCCTTGCCGTCCGGGGACTACTGGGCGGCGACGGCGAGGGGCCGGCCGTGTACGGTGGGCGCGACGCGCTCATCGACATGGTGTCGGCCGAAGACGTCGATCTGGTCGTCATGGCCATGGTCGGCGCGGAAGCTCTCGTGCCGACGCTGGCCGCCCTGGAGGCGGGCAAGGACGTGGCGCTGGCGACCAAAGAAGTGCTGGTCGCCGGCGGCCAACTGGTGACGGCGGCGGCGCAACGCAGCGGCGCCCGGCTGCTGCCGGTGGACAGCGAGCACAGCGCGATCTTCCAGTGCCTGCAGGGAGAATCCCGGCAGGCCGTGGAACGTTTGCTGCTGACCGCCTCGGGCGGTCCATTTCGTTCCGTGCCGAAAGAGGAGCTTGCCCGCGTTACGCCGGAGGAGGCCCTGCGGCATCCGACGTGGCGCATGGGCCCCAAGGTGACCATCGACTCGGCGACCCTGATGAACAAGGGGCTGGAGGTCATCGAAGCCCGCTGGCTGTTCGACGTTCCGATCGACCGCATCGACGTGGTGGTGCACCCGCAGAGCATCGTGCACTCGTGCGTCGAGCTGGTGGACGGTTCGATCCTGGCCCACTTGGGGCCGACGGACATGCGCATTCCGATCCAGTACGCCCTGCTGTACCCGCGGCGCATGCCGTCGCCGGTGCGGCGGCTGTCGCTGGCCGACGTGGGGCAGCTGACCTTTGAGCTGCCCGACCGCGAGCGGTTTCCAGCGCTGGAGCTGGCTTACGAGGCGGCGCGGCAGGGCGGCACGATGCCGGCGGTGCTGAACGCGGCCAACGAGGTGGCCGTGCAGCTCTTCTTGCAGCGGCGCATCGGCTTCCTCGACATCCCCCGCCTTGTGGAGCGCGCGATGGCCGATCACGAGCCGCAGGCGGCAACGCTGGAGAACGTGTTGGCGGCCGACCGCTGGGCCCGCAACGTCGTGAGCGGCTTTCGCCCGGCCGCCGTCGTGTGA
- the ytvI gene encoding sporulation integral membrane protein YtvI, giving the protein MRRRQRVLLQTLAAIAAAAAVLVLAWSYVAPFLFAFLLAAVIDPYVGRLRAATGMRRGAAVLLVLAAFLSLCLGAVALVVANLISELERLLAQLPAYVGVLAERAEALRQAASRFFAELPSPLGDLLRFDSEAAARTATAVVRNAVGSLRGAPSALFFLGVSGLATYFISRDRHVLWAAVLRAAPDPWRAPLARIRDEVVGGVLGLLRAQFILVGATTGLSVAGLALAGVPYPWLLGLAAGILDLAPMVGPGGVLLPAAACYAFLGDPAAALKVAGLWIALTLLRQLAEPYVFGAQLGLHPLTVLAAVYVGVRAAGLAGFFIGPLALVLIKALLVVTVLGERPGT; this is encoded by the coding sequence ATGCGCCGCAGGCAGCGGGTGCTGCTGCAGACGCTGGCGGCCATCGCCGCGGCGGCCGCCGTGCTGGTGCTCGCGTGGTCATACGTGGCGCCTTTTTTGTTTGCTTTTTTGCTCGCGGCCGTCATCGACCCGTACGTGGGTCGGCTGCGGGCGGCGACGGGCATGCGGCGCGGCGCCGCCGTGCTCCTGGTGCTGGCGGCTTTCTTGTCCCTCTGCCTGGGCGCCGTCGCTCTGGTCGTCGCCAACTTGATCTCGGAGCTCGAGCGGCTGCTGGCCCAGCTGCCCGCGTATGTCGGAGTGCTGGCCGAGCGTGCCGAGGCGCTGCGGCAGGCGGCCAGTCGGTTTTTCGCGGAGCTTCCGTCGCCGCTGGGCGACTTGCTCCGCTTCGACTCGGAGGCCGCGGCCCGCACCGCCACGGCCGTCGTTCGCAACGCGGTGGGAAGCCTGCGGGGGGCGCCCAGCGCGTTGTTTTTTCTGGGGGTCAGCGGCCTGGCTACGTACTTTATCAGCCGCGATCGGCACGTGTTGTGGGCCGCGGTGCTGCGAGCCGCGCCGGACCCGTGGCGAGCGCCGCTGGCGCGCATCCGGGACGAGGTCGTCGGCGGCGTGCTGGGCTTGCTGCGGGCGCAGTTCATCCTTGTAGGCGCCACGACGGGGCTGAGCGTGGCGGGGCTGGCGCTGGCCGGCGTGCCTTACCCGTGGCTGCTGGGGCTGGCGGCGGGCATCCTCGATCTGGCGCCGATGGTGGGGCCAGGCGGCGTCTTGCTGCCGGCGGCGGCATGTTATGCGTTCTTAGGCGATCCGGCAGCGGCCCTCAAAGTCGCCGGACTGTGGATCGCCCTCACCTTGCTGAGGCAGCTCGCGGAGCCGTACGTGTTCGGTGCGCAGCTGGGGCTGCACCCGCTGACCGTGCTGGCCGCGGTGTACGTCGGGGTCCGGGCGGCGGGATTGGCGGGGTTTTTCATCGGGCCGCTGGCGCTGGTCCTCATCAAGGCGCTGCTGGTGGTCACCGTGCTGGGAGAGCGGCCGGGCACGTAG